From a single Marinobacter sp. THAF197a genomic region:
- a CDS encoding tRNA dihydrouridine synthase: MRIILAPMEGLVDAPIRETLTKVGGIDRCVTEFIRVTHGMLPPRIFYKYAPELHNNALTEVGTPVAVQLLGSNAEMMGRHGAKAAELGAGQVDINFGCPAKTVNKHKGGCVLMREPELMYDITAAVRKAVPANIPVTAKMRLGYDDRSMGVACGQALEAAGASEIVIHARSKVDGYKPPAYWEEIAKVREAVQSHVIANGEIWTVEDYWRCRKVSGCDDVMIGRGLIARPDLAAQIKASQQGDSIEPMAWPEAVALVREYAAALQTRLEDKYVTGRIKQWLNYLRQGFAEAEALWPQARKLRDVAPMLACLGQPVDLPAKRSNAA; this comes from the coding sequence ATGCGAATCATCCTTGCCCCGATGGAAGGGCTGGTCGACGCACCCATCCGTGAAACCCTGACCAAGGTCGGCGGGATTGACCGGTGCGTGACGGAATTTATTCGCGTGACCCACGGCATGTTGCCGCCCCGGATTTTCTACAAGTACGCCCCGGAACTTCACAACAACGCGCTGACCGAAGTGGGCACACCCGTGGCCGTGCAGTTACTGGGTTCAAACGCCGAAATGATGGGCCGCCATGGTGCCAAGGCCGCTGAACTGGGAGCAGGGCAGGTGGATATCAATTTTGGCTGCCCCGCCAAAACCGTCAACAAGCATAAAGGTGGTTGCGTGCTGATGCGGGAGCCGGAATTGATGTACGACATCACAGCGGCTGTGCGCAAAGCAGTACCTGCCAATATCCCGGTAACCGCCAAGATGCGCCTGGGCTACGACGACCGCTCCATGGGTGTGGCCTGTGGCCAGGCACTGGAAGCCGCCGGGGCATCGGAGATCGTGATCCACGCCCGCAGTAAAGTGGATGGCTACAAACCGCCCGCCTACTGGGAAGAGATTGCCAAAGTGCGCGAAGCGGTCCAAAGCCACGTCATCGCCAACGGCGAAATCTGGACAGTGGAAGACTACTGGCGCTGCCGCAAAGTCTCTGGCTGTGACGACGTGATGATTGGCCGTGGCCTGATTGCCCGGCCAGACCTGGCGGCACAGATTAAAGCCTCACAGCAGGGTGACTCTATCGAACCCATGGCCTGGCCGGAAGCGGTTGCCCTGGTGCGTGAATATGCGGCAGCCCTGCAAACCCGCCTGGAAGACAAATACGTGACCGGTCGCATCAAGCAATGGCTCAATTACCTGCGCCAGGGCTTTGCCGAAGCCGAGGCGCTTTGGCCCCAGGCTCGGAAGCTCCGGGACGTGGCGCCCATGCTGGCTTGCCTGGGCCAGCCAGTTGACTTACCCGCCAAGCGCTCCAACGCTGCCTGA